A single Corvus hawaiiensis isolate bCorHaw1 chromosome 24, bCorHaw1.pri.cur, whole genome shotgun sequence DNA region contains:
- the LOC125337734 gene encoding keratin, type II cytoskeletal 4-like, producing the protein MSRQSCALGKGFSSSSVCFGGKNKVAFGSMSRGGCRGSGGAGGFGSRSLYSLGGSKSTSLGGFGGAGGACRGFSGQGGFGFGAGAGFGGGYGAGSFGGGLGSGFGGFGGGFDGGMGSQGFPVCPPGGIREVTINQSLLAPLNLEIDPEIQKVRTQEREEIKKLNDKFASFIDKVRFLEQQNRVLETKWKLLQEQGGAGTGGRNLDPFFETYISGLRKQLDCLSSEKHQLETELKSFQDMVEDFKTKYEEEINKRTAAENEFVLLKKDVDGVYMAKVELQGKLDSLSDEINFLKCLYEAELSQMQKTVSDTSVVLSMDNNRNLDLDSIIAEVKAQYEEIANRSRLEAESWYRCKYEELQATAGKHGDSLKDTKTEISELNRMIQRIRAEIESVKKQCETLQTSIADAEQRGEVALKDARDKLTELETALQKAKADLARQLREYQELMNVKLALDVEIATYRKLLEGEECRMSGECQSSISISVVGGSNSVGGGYGSGLCLGGGGIGFGSGKGSCNTGGAGLCFSLGGGGFGAGGGFGSGGAGFGSLGGGSNSVVVGGSGTILKNSSSTSRRP; encoded by the exons ATGTCTCGCCAGTCCTGTGCTCTCGGCAAGGggttcagctccagctccgTGTGTTTCGGGGGCAAGAACAAGGTCGCATTCGGCTCCATGTCCCGTGGAGGATGCCGGGGATCCGGTGGCgctggtggctttggcagcAGGAGCCTCTATTCCTTGGGGGGCAGTAAAAGCACCTCcctgggaggatttgggggggctGGTGGTGCCTGCAGAGGCTTCAGCGGCCAAGGAGGCTTTGGCTTTGGGGCCggagcaggatttgggggcGGCTATGGTGCAGGGAGCTTCGGTGGAGGCCTCGGCagtggctttggtggctttggtgGAGGATTTGACGGTGGGATGGGGAGCCAGGGCTTCCCCGTGTGCCCCCCGGGCGGCATCAGGGAGGTGACCATCAACCAGAGCCTGCTGGCCCCCCTCAACCTGGAGATCGACCCCGAGATCCAGAAGGTTCGGACGCAGGAACGGGAGGAGATCAAGAAACTCAATGATAAATTCGCCTCCTTCATCGACAAG GTCCGgttcctggagcagcagaaccGAGTCCTGGAGACCaagtggaagctgctgcaggaacaggggGGTGCAGGAACGGGGGGCAGGAACCTGGACCCTTTCTTTGAGACCTACATCAGCGGGCTGAGGAAGCAGTTGGATTGTCTCTCCAGTGAGAAGCACCAGCTGGAGACAGAGCTGAAGAGCTTCCAGGACATGGTGGAGGACTTCAAGACCAA GTACGAGGAGGAGATCAACAAAAGGACAGCAGCTGAGAATGAATTCGTGCTCCTGAAGAAG GACGTGGATGGAGTCTACATGGCCAAGGTGGAACTCCAAGGAAAATTGGATTCTCTGTCAGATGAGATCAACTTCCTCAAGTGTCTTTATGAGGCG gagctgtcccagatGCAGAAGACTGTGTCTGACACCTCAGTGGTTCTCTCCATGGACAACAACCGGAACCTGGACCTGGACAGCATCATTGCCGAGGTCAAGGCGCAGTATGAGGAGATCGCCAACCGGAGCCGGCTGGAGGCCGAGTCCTGGTACCGCTGCAAG TACGAGGAACTGCAGGCGACTGCGGGCAAGCACGGGGACAGCCTCAAGGACACCAAGACCGAGATCTCGGAGCTCAACCGCATGATCCAGAGGATCCGAGCTGAGATCGAGAGTGTGAAGAAGCAG TGCGAGACCCTTCAGACATCAATCGCGGACGCAGAGCAGCGCGGGGAGGTGGCTCTCAAGGATGCCAGGGACAAACTGACTGAGCTGGAGACAGCCCTGCAGAAAGCCAAGGCTGACCTGGCCCGGCAGCTCCGGGAATACCAGGAGCTCATGAACGTCAAGCTGGCCCTCGATGTGGAGATTGCGACCTACAGGAAGCTGCTCGAGGGCGAGGAGTGCAG GATGTCTGGAGAGTGCCAGAGCTCCATCAGCATCT CTGTGGTGGGCGGCAGCAACTCTGTGGGAGGTGGATACGGCAGCGGATTGTGccttggaggaggaggaattggCTTTGGAAGCGGGAAAGGCAGCTGCAACACAGGCGGTGCTGGTTTATGCTTCAGCCTGGGAGGGGGCGGATTTGGTGCCGGGGGTGGATTCGGCTCTGGAGGGGCTGGATTTGGCTCCCTGGGTGGGGGATCTAATTCGGTGGTGGTGGGGGGATCTGGCACCATCCTGAAGAACAGCAGCTCCACCAGTCGGAGGCCATAG
- the LOC125338020 gene encoding LOW QUALITY PROTEIN: keratin, type II cytoskeletal 8-like (The sequence of the model RefSeq protein was modified relative to this genomic sequence to represent the inferred CDS: deleted 4 bases in 3 codons) — PPTSFQPSPPSIQLPHTLPHPLQPSPKCCPPYPTLLQTLFPNFPISSSPNLLHPPCSLLIPPLHLLQPSSNSPKDKSSSHFPTSFQTSSDLLPTSHNSSLSLFSRFPLSPSRPDVGPSRQPVRSSAGVRAAVPFSSRSFTAGPALRMSTAPAFGPYGGLRGGSGGLGGPSWVPGAGGGITAVTINRSLLAPLAVAVDPELQELRREEKEQIKTLNDKFAAFIDKVRFLEQQNKLLETKWGLLRAQPPPRSTLGGLLEGYAGTLRRQLEGLGQERQRLRTELGHVRGLVEEFKAKYEEEINHRTEKENEFVLLKKDVDEAYMSKVELESRLESLTDEINFLRQLYEEELQELRVQVSDTAVVVSMDNSRQLDMAGVLADVRAQYEDIAGRSRAEAEGLYQVKYEELKTAAGKQGDDLRQTRSQIQELNRRIQRIQAEIEALKNQRSGLEAAVAEAEERGELALRDARAKLAGLEGALAQAKQDLARQLREYQELMNVKLALDIEIATYRKLLEGEESRLEAAVQNLSIHTKTLGYLGGFGGGVWGGFWGGRLGGLWSARGTRCPPHPPRARPPPNPVPSSSRRSRP; from the exons CCTCCAACCTCCTTCCAGCCTTCTCCACCCTCCATCCAGCTTCCCCACACCCTCCCTCATCCTCTGCAGCCTTCTCCCAAGTGTTGTCCCCCCTATCCCACCCTGCTCCAAACCCTCTTCCcaaacttccccatctcctcaTCTCCTAACCTTCTCCatcctccctgcagcctcctcatccctcccctccacctcctccaACCCTCTTCCAACTCTCCAAAGGACAAATCTTCATCCCACTTTCCAACCTCTTTCCAAACTTCCTCCGACCTCCTTCCCACCTCCCACAACTCGTCCCTCAGCCTCTTTTCCCgctttcccctctctccctcccgCCCCGATGTCGGTCCATCCCGGCAGCCGGTTCGGAGCAGCGCGGGCGTTCGAGCGGCCGTTCCGTTCTCGTCCCGCTCCTTCACG GCCGGCCCGGCACTGAGGATGAGCACGGCCCCGGCCTTCGGCCCTTACGGGGGGCTCCGTGGCGGCTcc ggggggctcgggggtccCTCGTGGGtcccgggggcgggcggggggatCACGGCCGTCACCATCAACCGGAGCCTCCTGGCGCCGCTGGCCGTGGCCGTGGATCccgagctgcaggagctgcgccgggaggagaaggagcagatcAAGACCCTCAACGATAAATTCGCCGCCTTCATCGAcaag GTGCGgttcctggagcagcagaacaagCTCCTGGAGACCAAGTGGGGGCTCCTGCGGGCACAGCCCCCGCCCCGCAGCACCCTGGGGGGGCTCCTCGAGGGCTACGCGGGGACCCTGCGGCGGCAGCTCGAGGGGCTcgggcaggagcggcagcgGCTGCGCACGGAGCTCGGCCACGTCCGGGGGCTCGTCGAGGAGTTCAAGGCCAA GTACGAGGAGGAGATCAACCACCGCACAGAGAAGGAGAACGAGTTCGTCCTGCTCAAAAAG GACGTGGATGAAGCCTACATGTCCAAGGTGGAGCTGGAATCACGCCTGGAGAGCCTCACGGACGAGATAAACTTCCTGCGGCAGCTCTACGAGGAG gagctgcaggagctgcgggTGCAGGTGTCGGACACGGCCGTGGTGGTGTCCATGGACAACAGCCGC CAGCTGGACATGGCCGGGGTGCTGGCGGACGTGCGGGCGCAGTACGAGGACATCGCTGGCCGCAGCCGTGCTGAGGCTGAGGGCCTCTACCAGGTCAAG TACGAAGAGCTGAAGACGGCGGCCGGGAAGCAGGGAGACGACCTGCGCCAGACCCGGAGCCAGATCCAGGAGCTGAACCGGCGGATCCAGCGGATCCAGGCAGAGATTGAGGCTCTCAAAAATCAG CGCTCTGGGCTGGAGGCGGCGGTGGCGGAGGCCGAGGAGCGCGGGGAGCTGGCGCTCAGGGACGCCCGGGCCAAGCTggcggggctggagggggcCCTGGCCCAGGCCAAGCAGGACCTGGCGCGGCAGCTCCGGGAATACCAGGAGCTCATGAACGTCAAGCTGGCCCTGGACATCGAGATCGCGACCTacaggaagctgctggagggggaggagagcag GCTCGAGGCTGCTGTGCAGAACCTGAGCATCCACACCAAGACTTTGGGGTACCTGG gtggatttggggggggggtttggggggggttttgggggggccGTTTGGGGGGGCTGTGGTCAGCTCGGGGTACTCGgtgccccccccaccccccgagGGCACGGCCCCCCCCAAATCCCGTGCCATCGTCATCAAGAAGATCGAGACCGTGA